A part of Streptomyces sp. NBC_00557 genomic DNA contains:
- a CDS encoding extracellular solute-binding protein gives MPVRPTAALSALLTAALAASALTACGSGSGSDPNTVKVSYKQSTDNSVKVMDTYLAGIKKDFEKKHPGKKVQFVPIKAPDSEYYTKLQQMLRSPRTAPDLVYEDTFLINSDITSGYLKPLDPYLAKWPDWSRFIGTAKAAAQGQDGKTYGVPDGTDTRGLWFDKRVFKKAGLPLNWQPRNWNDILAAARTIKRKVPGVTPLNVYTGKPAGERATMQGMEMLLYGTGDGRSDPLYDSGSKKWIAGSRGFTDSLKFVETVYKEKLGPDVSDALDPNFATAVNGELLPQGKLGIDLDGSWLPQAWLPGSGHEWPDWSKQLGLAYMPTQNGQAPGKVSMSGGWTWAVPAKAAHPDLAFDFIRTLQTEANAKKWYIANSGISVRKDVAADPSYATAQPGIKFFTDLVSSTHYRPAYPAYPKVSTAIQEAMESVTTGDASAQQAARTYDSTLKDVTGGQVVRK, from the coding sequence ATGCCCGTGCGCCCCACCGCCGCTCTCTCCGCCCTCCTGACCGCCGCTCTCGCCGCAAGCGCGCTCACCGCGTGCGGCTCGGGCTCCGGCAGCGACCCGAACACCGTGAAGGTCTCCTACAAGCAGTCGACCGACAACTCGGTCAAGGTGATGGACACCTACCTCGCCGGGATCAAGAAGGACTTCGAGAAGAAGCACCCGGGGAAGAAGGTCCAGTTCGTGCCCATCAAGGCCCCGGACTCCGAGTACTACACCAAGCTCCAGCAGATGCTGCGCTCCCCGAGGACCGCGCCGGACCTGGTCTACGAGGACACCTTCCTCATCAACTCCGACATCACCAGCGGCTACCTGAAACCGCTCGACCCGTATCTGGCCAAGTGGCCGGACTGGAGCCGGTTCATCGGCACCGCGAAGGCCGCCGCCCAGGGCCAGGACGGGAAGACGTACGGCGTGCCGGACGGGACCGACACCCGCGGGCTGTGGTTCGACAAGCGGGTGTTCAAGAAGGCCGGGCTGCCGCTGAACTGGCAGCCGCGGAACTGGAACGACATCCTCGCCGCCGCCCGGACCATCAAGCGGAAGGTCCCCGGCGTCACCCCGCTCAACGTCTACACCGGCAAGCCGGCGGGCGAGCGGGCCACCATGCAGGGCATGGAGATGCTGCTGTACGGCACCGGCGACGGCAGGAGCGATCCCCTGTACGACAGCGGCAGCAAGAAGTGGATCGCGGGGAGCCGGGGTTTCACCGACTCGCTGAAGTTCGTCGAGACCGTCTACAAGGAGAAGCTGGGCCCGGACGTCTCCGACGCCCTCGACCCCAACTTCGCCACGGCCGTCAACGGCGAGCTGCTCCCCCAGGGCAAGCTCGGCATCGACCTCGACGGCTCGTGGCTGCCGCAGGCCTGGCTGCCGGGCAGCGGACACGAGTGGCCCGACTGGTCCAAGCAGCTGGGGCTGGCGTACATGCCCACCCAGAACGGGCAGGCGCCCGGCAAGGTGAGCATGTCCGGCGGCTGGACCTGGGCCGTCCCGGCCAAGGCCGCCCATCCCGATCTCGCCTTCGACTTCATCAGGACCCTGCAGACCGAGGCGAACGCCAAGAAGTGGTACATCGCCAACTCCGGCATCTCGGTCCGCAAGGACGTCGCCGCCGACCCGTCGTACGCCACCGCCCAGCCCGGCATCAAGTTCTTCACCGACCTGGTCTCCAGCACCCACTACCGGCCCGCGTACCCGGCGTACCCGAAGGTGTCGACGGCCATCCAGGAGGCCATGGAGAGCGTCACCACGGGCGACGCGTCCGCGCAGCAGGCGGCGCGCACCTACGACTCGACGCTCAAGGACGTCACCGGCGGCCAAGTGGTCCGCAAGTGA
- a CDS encoding carbohydrate ABC transporter permease — protein sequence MNARRGITRALPLTPAVVLILLFLAGPIAYCAYIAFTDLQLTGQAHASFVGFANFRRAFRDDAFLNAVWLTLVFTVLSSLVGQNTLGLALAALMKRASKPVRTLTGGIVVTAWVLPEVVAGFLLYAFFRREGTLNAILDWLHLPRQNWLFTLPILAVSFANVWRGTAFSMLVYSAALDEIPAEITEAAEVDGAGGWRRMWHITLPMIRRSIGTNLMLNTLQTLSVFGLIWVMTRGGPGNRSQTLPLFMYEQAFQNSMIGYGTAVALLLLIVGALFSVVYLRLLRTEV from the coding sequence GTGAACGCCCGGCGCGGGATCACCCGGGCGCTGCCCCTCACCCCGGCCGTGGTGCTGATCCTGCTCTTCCTGGCCGGCCCGATCGCCTACTGCGCCTATATCGCCTTCACCGACCTGCAGCTGACCGGTCAGGCGCACGCGTCGTTCGTGGGGTTCGCCAACTTCCGGCGGGCCTTCCGCGACGACGCGTTCCTGAACGCCGTATGGCTGACCCTGGTGTTCACCGTGCTGTCCTCGCTCGTCGGGCAGAACACCCTGGGGCTCGCGCTGGCCGCGCTGATGAAACGGGCATCGAAACCCGTGCGCACGCTCACCGGCGGGATCGTCGTCACCGCCTGGGTGCTGCCGGAAGTGGTCGCCGGGTTCCTGCTGTACGCGTTCTTCCGGCGCGAGGGCACGCTGAACGCGATCCTGGACTGGCTCCATCTGCCGCGCCAGAACTGGCTGTTCACGCTGCCCATCCTGGCGGTGTCCTTCGCCAACGTCTGGCGCGGCACGGCGTTCTCGATGCTCGTCTACTCCGCCGCGCTGGACGAGATACCGGCGGAGATCACGGAGGCCGCCGAGGTGGACGGGGCCGGCGGCTGGCGGCGGATGTGGCACATCACCCTGCCGATGATCCGGCGCTCCATCGGCACCAACCTCATGCTCAACACCCTGCAGACGCTGTCCGTCTTCGGGCTGATCTGGGTGATGACCCGGGGCGGCCCCGGGAACAGGAGCCAGACCCTGCCGCTGTTCATGTACGAACAGGCCTTCCAGAACAGCATGATCGGGTACGGCACCGCGGTCGCCCTGCTCCTGCTGATCGTCGGGGCCCTGTTCTCCGTGGTGTATCTCCGGCTGCTGCGGACGGAGGTCTGA
- a CDS encoding carbohydrate ABC transporter permease yields the protein MARARTSRRLAADAALLLVAAAFALPLAWVVLSSVDPHADLRVRIPDGVTLGNFDAILTPDITYTPLLNSLILCGGATALTVACAALAAYPLSRFRSRLNRPFLLTILFATSLPITAIMVPVYALFVRVNLIDTVQGTILFFAASQLPFAIWLMKNFMDGVPKELEEAAWTDGASSAQSLVRIVLPLMGPGLAVVTVFSFVMMWGNFFVPFMLLLTPDQMPASVSINDFFGNRGMVAYGQLAAFSVIYSTPVILLYVLVARRLGGGFALGGAVKG from the coding sequence ATGGCCCGTGCACGCACCTCGCGGCGGCTCGCCGCCGACGCGGCACTGCTGCTGGTGGCCGCCGCCTTCGCGCTGCCCCTCGCCTGGGTGGTGCTGTCCTCCGTGGATCCGCACGCGGACCTGCGGGTGAGGATCCCGGACGGGGTCACCCTGGGCAACTTCGACGCGATCCTCACCCCGGACATCACCTACACCCCGCTGCTCAACAGCCTGATCCTGTGCGGCGGCGCCACCGCGCTGACCGTCGCCTGCGCGGCTCTCGCCGCCTATCCGCTCTCCCGGTTCCGGTCCCGGCTCAACCGGCCGTTCCTGCTGACGATCCTGTTCGCGACGAGCCTGCCGATCACCGCGATCATGGTGCCGGTGTACGCGCTGTTCGTGCGGGTGAACCTGATCGACACCGTCCAGGGCACCATCCTGTTCTTCGCGGCCTCCCAGCTTCCCTTCGCCATCTGGCTGATGAAGAACTTCATGGACGGGGTGCCGAAGGAGCTGGAGGAGGCGGCCTGGACGGACGGGGCGTCCTCGGCGCAGTCCCTGGTGCGGATCGTGCTGCCGCTGATGGGCCCGGGGCTCGCGGTCGTCACGGTCTTCTCGTTCGTGATGATGTGGGGGAACTTCTTCGTCCCGTTCATGCTGCTGCTCACCCCGGACCAGATGCCGGCCTCGGTCAGCATCAACGACTTCTTCGGCAACCGGGGCATGGTGGCGTACGGCCAGCTCGCCGCGTTCTCCGTCATCTACTCGACTCCGGTGATCCTGCTGTACGTGCTGGTGGCGCGGCGGCTGGGCGGCGGCTTCGCCCTCGGCGGGGCGGTCAAGGGGTGA
- a CDS encoding helix-turn-helix domain-containing protein has protein sequence MRQPSAPPFNAPAARRLRAALGMGPEHVAYGLRASYGLPYATPDLVIAWERGTDTPSHPELTALAGVLWCSPGELLGRPQTLREHRVARAVAAEDVARAVGMDPRGYLRMEESGQWRGDERQSAALARVLDLALPGLVAVTGREAKLADLLRSAVTTRWQAYVRPVRRLVPLDAAVLQGVLQQLYDDYQGHMAATLSWGGGSTSASESGKEFLDRIVENFWTAVEGRTDRPA, from the coding sequence GTGCGCCAACCCTCAGCTCCCCCCTTCAACGCCCCGGCGGCCCGCAGGCTGCGCGCCGCGCTCGGCATGGGACCCGAGCACGTCGCCTACGGTCTGCGGGCCTCGTACGGGCTGCCCTACGCGACCCCGGATCTGGTGATCGCCTGGGAACGCGGCACCGACACCCCCAGCCACCCGGAACTGACCGCGCTGGCCGGGGTGTTGTGGTGTTCCCCGGGCGAACTCCTCGGCCGGCCGCAGACCCTGCGCGAGCACCGCGTCGCCCGGGCCGTCGCGGCGGAGGACGTCGCCCGCGCCGTCGGCATGGATCCGCGCGGCTACCTGCGCATGGAGGAGAGCGGGCAGTGGCGGGGCGACGAGCGCCAGTCGGCCGCGCTCGCCCGGGTGCTGGACCTGGCGCTGCCCGGCCTCGTCGCCGTCACCGGACGCGAGGCGAAGCTCGCCGACCTGCTGCGCAGCGCGGTGACCACCCGCTGGCAGGCGTATGTGCGGCCGGTGCGCAGGCTGGTGCCCCTGGACGCGGCCGTCCTTCAGGGAGTCCTGCAGCAGCTCTACGACGACTACCAGGGGCACATGGCCGCCACCCTCAGCTGGGGCGGCGGCAGCACGAGCGCGAGCGAGTCCGGCAAGGAGTTCCTCGACCGGATCGTGGAGAACTTCTGGACGGCGGTGGAGGGCCGGACGGACCGGCCGGCCTAG
- a CDS encoding ATP-dependent 6-phosphofructokinase, with protein MRIGVLTAGGDCPGLNAVIRSVVHRAVAQYGDEVIGFEDGYRGLLDRHYRTLDLDAVSGILARGGTILGSSRLQRDRLREACEGAADMVEEFGIDALIPIGGEGTLTAARMLSDAGLPVVGVPKTIDNDISSTDRTFGFDTAVGVATEAMDRLKTTAESHQRVMVVEVMGRHAGWIALESGMAAGAHGICLPERPFDPADLVKMVEERFARGKKFAVICVAEGAHPAEGTMDYGKGEIDQYGHERFQGIGTALAYELERRLGKEAKPVILGHVQRGGVPTAYDRVLATRFGWHAVEAAHRGEFGKMTALRGTDIVMVPLAEAVTELKTVPKDRMDEAESVF; from the coding sequence ATGCGCATCGGAGTTCTCACCGCAGGCGGCGACTGCCCCGGCCTGAACGCCGTGATCCGGTCGGTCGTGCACCGGGCGGTCGCGCAGTACGGCGACGAGGTCATCGGCTTCGAGGACGGCTACCGGGGTCTGCTCGACCGTCACTACCGCACCCTCGACCTGGACGCGGTCAGCGGCATCCTGGCCCGCGGCGGCACCATCCTGGGCTCCTCCCGGCTCCAGCGCGACCGGCTGCGCGAGGCCTGCGAGGGCGCCGCCGACATGGTCGAGGAGTTCGGCATCGACGCGCTGATCCCGATCGGCGGCGAGGGCACGCTGACCGCGGCCCGCATGCTGTCCGACGCGGGCCTGCCGGTCGTCGGCGTGCCCAAGACCATCGACAACGACATCTCCTCCACCGACCGCACCTTCGGCTTCGACACCGCCGTGGGCGTGGCGACCGAGGCGATGGACCGCCTGAAGACCACGGCCGAGTCGCACCAGCGCGTGATGGTCGTCGAGGTCATGGGCCGGCACGCCGGCTGGATCGCCCTGGAGTCCGGCATGGCCGCCGGCGCCCACGGCATCTGCCTGCCCGAGCGCCCCTTCGACCCCGCCGACCTGGTCAAGATGGTCGAGGAGCGGTTCGCCCGCGGCAAGAAGTTCGCCGTCATCTGCGTCGCCGAGGGCGCCCACCCCGCCGAGGGCACCATGGACTACGGCAAGGGCGAGATCGACCAGTACGGCCACGAGCGCTTCCAGGGCATCGGCACCGCCCTCGCGTACGAGCTGGAGCGGCGCCTGGGCAAGGAGGCCAAGCCGGTCATCCTCGGCCACGTCCAGCGCGGCGGCGTCCCCACCGCCTACGACCGCGTCCTCGCCACCCGCTTCGGCTGGCACGCCGTCGAGGCCGCGCACCGCGGCGAGTTCGGGAAGATGACCGCGCTGCGCGGCACCGACATCGTGATGGTGCCGCTCGCGGAGGCGGTCACCGAGCTGAAGACGGTCCCGAAGGACCGCATGGACGAGGCCGAGTCGGTCTTCTAG
- the pta gene encoding phosphate acetyltransferase — MTRSVYVTGIDRGDGRQVVELGVMELLTRQVDRVGVFRPLVHDGPDRLFELLRARYRLSQDPATVYGMDYREASALQAEQGTDELVSALVDRFHLVARDYDVVLVLGTDFADTQLPDELSLNARLANEFAASVIPVVGGRGQSTEAVLAETRNAYRAYDGLGCDVLAMVANRVAREDRDEIAGRLADRLPVPCYVVPDEPALSAPTVSQIAQALDAKVLLGDDSGLARDALGFVFGGAMLPNLLTALTPGCLVVTPGDRADLVVGSLAAHSAGTPPIAGVLLTLNEVPSEEILTLAARLAPGTPVLSVTGNSFPTAEQLFSLEGKLNAATPRKAETALGLFERYADTAELAARVSAPSTDRVTPMMFEHKLLEQARADKRRVVLPEGTEERVLHAAEVLLRRGVCDLTLLGPEDQIRKKAADLGIDLGDTRLIDPSTSELRDSFAEKYAALRAHKGVTVELAYDVVSDVNYFGTLMVQEGLADGMVSGSVHSTAATIRPAFEIIKTRPESSIVSSVFFMCLADKVLVYGDCAVNPDPDAQALADIAIQSASTAAQFGVEPRIAMLSYSTGTSGSGADVEKVREATELARARRPDLKIEGPIQYDAAVEPSVAATKLPGSQVAGQASVLIFPDLNTGNNTYKAVQRSAGAIAVGPVLQGLRKPVNDLSRGALVQDIVNTVAITAIQAQTPAH, encoded by the coding sequence GTGACGCGCAGCGTGTACGTGACCGGGATCGACCGCGGTGACGGCCGCCAGGTCGTGGAGCTGGGGGTCATGGAGCTCCTGACCCGGCAGGTCGACCGGGTGGGCGTGTTCCGCCCGCTCGTGCACGACGGCCCCGACCGGCTGTTCGAGCTGCTGCGGGCCCGGTACCGCCTGTCGCAGGACCCGGCCACCGTGTACGGCATGGACTACCGGGAGGCGTCCGCGCTCCAGGCCGAGCAGGGCACCGACGAGCTGGTGTCCGCGCTGGTCGACCGCTTCCACCTGGTGGCGCGCGACTACGACGTGGTCCTCGTCCTCGGCACCGACTTCGCCGACACCCAGCTGCCGGACGAGCTGTCCCTGAACGCCCGCCTCGCCAACGAGTTCGCCGCCTCGGTGATCCCGGTGGTCGGCGGCCGCGGGCAGAGCACCGAGGCGGTGCTCGCCGAGACCCGCAACGCCTACCGGGCGTACGACGGCCTGGGCTGCGACGTGCTGGCGATGGTCGCCAACCGGGTGGCCCGCGAGGACCGCGACGAGATCGCCGGGCGGCTCGCGGACCGGCTGCCGGTGCCCTGCTACGTCGTCCCCGACGAGCCCGCGCTGTCCGCGCCGACCGTCTCCCAGATCGCCCAGGCCCTGGACGCCAAGGTGCTGCTCGGCGACGACTCCGGGCTCGCCCGCGACGCCCTCGGCTTCGTCTTCGGCGGCGCGATGCTGCCCAACCTGCTCACCGCCCTGACCCCCGGCTGCCTGGTGGTCACCCCGGGCGACCGCGCCGACCTGGTCGTCGGCTCGCTGGCCGCGCACAGCGCCGGCACCCCGCCGATCGCCGGCGTGCTGCTGACCCTGAACGAGGTGCCGAGCGAGGAGATCCTCACCCTGGCCGCCCGGCTCGCCCCGGGCACCCCGGTCCTCTCGGTGACCGGCAACTCCTTCCCCACCGCCGAGCAGCTGTTCTCGCTGGAGGGCAAGCTGAACGCGGCCACCCCGCGCAAGGCGGAGACCGCGCTCGGCCTGTTCGAGCGGTACGCCGACACCGCCGAGCTGGCCGCGCGGGTGAGCGCCCCCAGCACCGACCGGGTCACCCCGATGATGTTCGAGCACAAGCTGCTGGAGCAGGCCCGCGCCGACAAGCGCCGGGTCGTCCTGCCGGAGGGCACCGAGGAGCGGGTGCTGCACGCGGCCGAGGTGCTGCTGCGCCGGGGCGTGTGCGACCTGACCCTGCTGGGCCCCGAGGACCAGATCCGCAAGAAGGCCGCCGACCTCGGCATCGACCTGGGCGACACCCGGCTGATCGACCCCTCCACCAGCGAGCTGCGCGACTCCTTCGCCGAGAAGTACGCGGCCCTGCGCGCCCACAAGGGCGTCACGGTGGAGCTGGCCTACGACGTGGTCTCGGACGTCAACTACTTCGGCACCCTGATGGTCCAGGAGGGCCTGGCCGACGGCATGGTGTCCGGGTCGGTGCACTCCACGGCCGCGACCATCCGGCCCGCCTTCGAGATCATCAAGACCAGGCCCGAGTCGTCGATCGTCTCGTCCGTCTTCTTCATGTGCCTGGCCGACAAGGTGCTGGTCTACGGCGACTGCGCGGTCAACCCCGACCCGGACGCGCAGGCGCTCGCGGACATCGCCATCCAGTCGGCGAGCACGGCCGCGCAGTTCGGCGTGGAGCCGAGGATCGCGATGCTGTCGTACTCCACGGGCACCTCCGGTTCGGGCGCCGACGTCGAGAAGGTGCGCGAGGCCACCGAGCTGGCCCGCGCGCGCCGCCCGGACCTGAAGATCGAGGGGCCGATCCAGTACGACGCGGCCGTGGAGCCGTCCGTGGCCGCCACCAAGCTGCCCGGCTCCCAGGTCGCCGGGCAGGCCAGCGTGCTGATCTTCCCCGACCTGAACACCGGCAACAACACCTACAAGGCCGTGCAGCGCTCGGCCGGCGCGATCGCCGTCGGACCGGTCCTGCAGGGTCTGCGCAAGCCGGTCAACGACCTGTCCCGGGGCGCGCTCGTCCAGGACATCGTGAACACCGTCGCCATCACGGCGATCCAGGCCCAGACGCCCGCCCACTGA
- a CDS encoding acetate kinase: MTATRVLVLNSGSSSVKYQLLDMRDESRLAVGLVERIGEQTSRLKHTCLATGDTREHTGPIADHDAALKAVAEELSRDGLGLDSPELAAIGHRVVHGGMFFTEPTVIDDAVLTEIERLIPVAPLHNPANLTGIRTAQGLRPDLPQVAVFDTAFHTTMPEPAARYAIDPKIADRYRIRRYGFHGTSHAYVSRRTARLLGKDPSEVNVIVLHLGNGASASAVERGRCVDTSMGLTPLEGLVMGTRSGDVDPAVIFHLARVGDMSMDEIDTLLNKRSGLFGLCGDNDMREIRRRIDEGDAEAALAFDIYIHRIKKYIGAYYAVLGTVDAVAFTAGVGENAAPVREAAIAGLAGLGLAVDPDRNALRADEARLISPDDARVAVAVVPTDEELEIATQTYALVGKNN, encoded by the coding sequence GTGACCGCGACCCGTGTCCTCGTCCTCAACTCCGGCTCCTCGTCGGTGAAGTACCAGCTGCTCGACATGCGCGACGAAAGCCGGCTCGCCGTCGGCCTGGTCGAGCGCATCGGCGAGCAGACCTCCCGGCTCAAGCACACCTGCCTCGCCACCGGCGACACCCGCGAGCACACCGGGCCGATCGCCGACCACGACGCCGCGCTGAAGGCCGTCGCCGAGGAACTGAGCCGGGACGGCCTCGGCCTCGACTCGCCGGAACTGGCCGCGATCGGGCACCGGGTGGTGCACGGCGGCATGTTCTTCACCGAGCCGACCGTCATCGACGACGCGGTGCTCACCGAGATCGAGCGGCTGATCCCGGTGGCCCCGCTGCACAACCCGGCCAACCTGACCGGCATCCGCACCGCCCAGGGGCTGCGCCCCGACCTGCCCCAGGTCGCCGTGTTCGACACCGCGTTCCACACGACGATGCCGGAGCCGGCGGCGCGCTACGCGATCGACCCGAAGATCGCCGACCGGTACCGCATCCGCCGCTACGGCTTCCACGGCACCTCGCACGCCTATGTCTCGCGTCGCACCGCGCGGCTGCTGGGCAAGGACCCGTCCGAGGTCAACGTGATCGTGCTGCACCTGGGCAACGGCGCCTCGGCGTCGGCGGTGGAGCGCGGCCGGTGCGTGGACACCTCCATGGGACTGACGCCTTTGGAGGGACTGGTGATGGGTACGCGCTCCGGTGATGTGGATCCGGCCGTCATCTTCCATTTGGCCCGGGTTGGGGATATGTCCATGGACGAGATCGACACTCTTCTCAACAAGAGGAGCGGTCTGTTCGGTCTGTGCGGGGACAACGACATGCGGGAGATCCGCCGCCGGATCGACGAAGGCGACGCGGAGGCCGCTCTCGCGTTCGACATTTACATTCACCGGATCAAGAAGTACATCGGCGCCTATTACGCCGTACTCGGGACGGTGGACGCGGTCGCGTTCACGGCCGGCGTCGGCGAGAACGCGGCGCCCGTGCGGGAGGCGGCGATCGCGGGCCTTGCGGGACTTGGGCTGGCGGTCGACCCGGACCGGAACGCGCTGCGAGCGGACGAGGCCAGGCTGATCTCTCCCGACGATGCGCGTGTCGCGGTCGCTGTGGTGCCGACGGATGAAGAACTGGAGATCGCGACGCAGACCTACGCACTGGTCGGAAAGAACAACTGA
- the pyk gene encoding pyruvate kinase, producing MRRSKIVCTLGPAVDSHEMLVAMIEAGMNVARFNFSHGSHAEHQARYDRVRAASKETGRPIGVLADLQGPKIRLETFAEGPVELERGDEFVITTEDVPGDKHICGTTYKGLPGDVDKGDQVLINDGNVELKVLDVEGPRVKTIVIEGGVVSDHKGINLPGAAVNVPALSEKDVEDLRFALRMGCDLVALSFVRDAKDIQDVHRVMDEEGRRVPVIAKVEKPQAVENMEDVVMAFDGVMVARGDLAVEYPLEKVPMVQKRLIELCRRNAKPVIVATQMMESMITNSRPTRAEASDVANAILDGADAVMLSAESSVGAYPVETVKTMSKIVAAAEQELLSKGLQPLVPGKKPRTQGGSVARAACEIADFLGGRGLIAFTQSGDTARRLSRYRAVQPIIAFTTDEGTRNQLTLSWGVEPHVVPFVNTTDEMVDLVDQEIAKLHRFDAGDTVIITAGSPPGVPGTTNMLRVHHLGTQAG from the coding sequence ATGCGCCGTTCGAAAATCGTCTGTACTCTCGGCCCCGCGGTCGACTCCCACGAGATGCTCGTCGCCATGATCGAGGCGGGCATGAATGTGGCCCGGTTCAACTTCAGCCACGGCTCCCACGCCGAGCACCAGGCGCGGTACGACCGCGTCCGGGCCGCCTCCAAGGAGACCGGCCGGCCCATCGGCGTCCTCGCCGACCTGCAGGGCCCGAAGATCCGCCTGGAGACCTTCGCCGAGGGTCCGGTCGAACTCGAGCGCGGTGACGAGTTCGTCATCACCACCGAGGACGTCCCGGGCGACAAGCACATCTGCGGCACGACGTACAAGGGCCTGCCGGGCGACGTCGACAAGGGCGACCAGGTCCTGATCAACGACGGCAACGTCGAGCTGAAGGTGCTGGACGTCGAGGGCCCCCGGGTGAAGACGATCGTCATCGAGGGCGGTGTCGTCTCCGACCACAAGGGCATCAACCTGCCCGGCGCGGCCGTCAACGTGCCGGCGCTGAGCGAGAAGGACGTCGAGGACCTGCGCTTCGCCCTCCGTATGGGCTGCGACCTGGTCGCGCTGTCCTTCGTCCGGGACGCCAAGGACATCCAGGACGTGCACCGCGTCATGGACGAGGAGGGCCGCCGGGTCCCGGTCATCGCCAAGGTGGAGAAGCCGCAGGCGGTGGAGAACATGGAGGACGTCGTGATGGCGTTCGACGGTGTGATGGTCGCCCGTGGCGACCTCGCCGTCGAGTACCCGCTCGAGAAGGTCCCCATGGTGCAGAAGCGCCTGATCGAGCTGTGCCGGCGCAACGCCAAGCCGGTGATCGTGGCGACCCAGATGATGGAGTCGATGATCACCAACTCCCGCCCGACCCGCGCCGAGGCCTCCGACGTGGCCAACGCGATCCTGGACGGCGCCGACGCGGTCATGCTGAGCGCCGAGTCGTCGGTGGGCGCCTACCCGGTCGAGACGGTCAAGACCATGTCGAAGATCGTCGCCGCCGCCGAGCAGGAGCTGCTCTCCAAGGGCCTGCAGCCGCTGGTGCCGGGCAAGAAGCCGCGCACGCAGGGCGGTTCGGTGGCCCGCGCGGCCTGCGAGATCGCCGACTTCCTCGGCGGCCGGGGCCTGATCGCGTTCACCCAGTCCGGTGACACCGCGCGCCGCCTCTCCCGCTACCGCGCGGTCCAGCCGATCATCGCGTTCACCACCGACGAGGGCACCCGCAACCAGCTCACCCTGAGCTGGGGCGTGGAGCCGCACGTCGTGCCGTTCGTGAACACCACGGACGAGATGGTCGACCTCGTCGACCAGGAGATCGCCAAGCTGCACCGCTTCGACGCGGGCGACACGGTCATCATCACCGCCGGCTCGCCTCCCGGCGTCCCCGGTACCACCAACATGCTGCGCGTCCACCACCTGGGCACGCAGGCCGGCTGA
- a CDS encoding DUF6114 domain-containing protein, which produces MSAETSAAAPGQFTRRRLQFRAWRGTRPFWAGLFVILGGFPIMYFPYAHLQLGHLTLAMATTAGAGSLIIGVLLIVLGISLWFQKHVRVFAGVAAILLALVSIPVSNFGGFVLGFLFALIGGAMAVAWAPGAPAEQPPAEAAPGEAGAPQTAPLLDKRADGGHEANDLSGTSPANGANGRHSAG; this is translated from the coding sequence ATGAGCGCCGAGACCTCTGCCGCCGCACCCGGCCAGTTCACCCGCCGGAGGCTGCAGTTCCGCGCCTGGCGGGGCACGCGTCCGTTCTGGGCCGGACTGTTCGTCATCCTCGGCGGCTTTCCGATCATGTACTTCCCGTACGCCCATCTCCAGCTCGGCCATCTCACGCTGGCGATGGCGACCACCGCGGGAGCCGGGTCCCTGATCATCGGCGTGCTGCTGATCGTCCTGGGCATCAGCCTCTGGTTCCAGAAGCACGTACGGGTCTTCGCCGGAGTGGCCGCGATCCTGCTCGCGCTGGTGTCCATCCCCGTGTCCAACTTCGGTGGCTTCGTCCTGGGCTTCCTCTTCGCCCTCATCGGTGGGGCGATGGCCGTGGCGTGGGCCCCCGGCGCACCGGCGGAGCAGCCGCCGGCCGAGGCGGCGCCGGGCGAGGCCGGTGCCCCGCAGACCGCTCCGCTGCTCGACAAGCGCGCGGACGGCGGGCACGAGGCGAACGACCTGTCAGGAACGAGCCCGGCCAACGGGGCGAACGGGAGGCACAGTGCCGGCTGA
- a CDS encoding DUF6230 family protein — MESQVRGGTRWKRFAVVMVPSVAATAAIGVALAQGALAASFSVSGQSFKVSADQLVGTGFEQYGAIDSGYTLDGHKTAHPVAVSAFKHAEITNLCQSVVTPDVPIFGSVSLILRAGGAGHDKVQADNIYIDVADLNADATFNNIDIGVAAKDAGKGPGMKGGGEQANPYGFAQQADSATLSDVKQTAWATTAGTFKLSGLHMSLATGTHECY, encoded by the coding sequence ATGGAGTCCCAGGTGCGTGGCGGGACCAGATGGAAGCGGTTCGCTGTGGTCATGGTGCCCAGCGTCGCCGCGACGGCCGCGATAGGTGTCGCCCTCGCGCAGGGCGCTCTGGCCGCTTCGTTCAGCGTCTCCGGTCAGTCGTTCAAGGTGTCCGCCGACCAGCTCGTGGGCACCGGCTTCGAGCAGTACGGCGCCATCGACAGCGGCTACACGCTGGACGGTCACAAGACGGCTCACCCGGTGGCCGTCTCGGCGTTCAAGCACGCCGAGATCACCAACCTGTGCCAGTCCGTGGTCACCCCTGACGTGCCGATCTTCGGCAGCGTCAGCCTGATCCTGCGGGCCGGCGGTGCGGGTCACGACAAGGTCCAGGCCGACAACATCTACATCGATGTCGCCGACCTGAACGCCGACGCGACCTTCAACAACATCGACATCGGTGTTGCCGCCAAGGACGCCGGCAAGGGTCCGGGCATGAAGGGCGGCGGCGAGCAGGCCAACCCGTACGGCTTCGCCCAGCAGGCCGATTCGGCCACGCTGAGCGACGTCAAGCAGACGGCCTGGGCGACCACTGCGGGTACCTTCAAGCTCAGCGGTCTGCACATGTCGCTGGCGACGGGCACCCACGAGTGCTACTGA